The genomic window gcggtaggaaatggatggatggctggaaaatcgattctgaatcgcacaacttgaGAATCGCGAgtcaaattcaaatcgattttttccccacacccctaatcaaTACGGTATTTTTTTCCCTAATTTTGTTGCAATCATGTGCTTTAAGTGttacatcctagtcactgccgttgtgtccttgggcaagacactttacccacctgctcccagtgccacccacactggtttgaatgtaaaaattagatattgggcttcactctgtaaagcgctttgagtcactagagaaaagcgctatataaatataattcacttcacttcacttcacaagtaaCGGTTAAAACATTAATTGCAAATTGATAAAATTACAACTtaattagatttttaaaaaagcctCAAAATTAGCCAATTAAAGGTATTgcgatgtgtttaaaaatagtactatcaaacgattaaaaaaaaaaagtcagattaATCCGAGCATTGCACGCCTGAGGataacaatatccatccattttctaccgcttattccctttgggggcgctggtgcctatctcagctaaaaccaggcggaaggcggggtacaccctggacaagtcgccaactcatcgcagggccaacacagatagacagacaacattcacacactagggccaattttagtgttgccaatcaacctatccccaggtgcatgtctttggaagtgggaggaagccggagtacccggagggaacccacgcattcacggggagaacatgcaaactccacacagaaagatcccgagcctgggattgaaccctgactactcaggaccttcgtattgtgaggcagacacactaacccctctgccaccggatAACAATATCTGGCCAAAATGTATTGCAGATGAGTAATgattattgggacggcgtggcgtagtgggagagtggccgtgcgcaacccgagggtcactggttcaaatcccacctagaaccaaccttgtcacgtccgttgtgtcctgagcaagacacttcacccttgctcctgatgggtgctggttggcgccttgcatggcagctccctccatcagtgtgtgaatgtgtgtgtgaatgggtaaatgtggaagtagtgtcaaagcgctttgagtaccttgaaggtagaaaagcgctataaaagtacaacccatttattgtgCTGGATTCATCCGCATTCATTTGACTGCCCAAGTTAAAGTGAGATCCCAAAGCTTGTATTGCCATCCTGAAGATATTTTATTTGGCTGTTTCTCTGTTCTGTTCTTCTAGTTTGACGACATTGTAATCACGAAGGAACTTGCTCTGACCGACTCGGAGCACTCCGATGCTGAAATTTCCTACACTGACAACGGAACATTTAACCTATCCAGAGGCCCCACGCCGCTGACAGAGGGCTCTGAAGGTGAGTTTTCGCTTGTGCTCATTTTAGTGCGGTTTTATTGATGGTCTCTCCCTTTTTTTGTTCAGATCTGGACCGACACAGCGACGCCGAGGAGTCTTTCGCTCAGGATCTCACCGATTTCCCCTCCATTAACCCCGACGCCACCCTGATGGACGACGACGACGACACCAGCATCGGTCTGCCTAGCCACCGTGCCTCCGTGCTGGATGTGGACGCTCACCTGGACTCCGACCAGGACGATCTGGACTCGGAAGTCTCCCTCAGCAGCCTGATGCCCGCCTCCAACCTCACGGGCGACCTGGCCGGGGTCATCGCCAGCAACATGATCCAGGCTGCGCTGGTGGGCGCCATGCAGCCCCGACGCCCCGCCGCCCACCGCAGGCAAGCCCCACCGAGGGCGGGGACCCACCATCGGAGCCACCGCAAACAGTCCAGCTCGGAGATGGACACGGACTTGGACACGGAGGACTTTGAAATGCTGGATCAGTCCGAACTGAGCCAGATGGATCCCCTGGGAGATGCTGGAGGACGGGGGCAGAGTCAGGGGTCCAACTTCCTGTCCAGCCTGCTGGGTAAACAACAGTAACAAAGTGTGTTTTTAGAAATTCTATTGTTTGAGTCTCGCCTTTCTAGTCAGCTTTAATCACTGTGAACCCCCCCGTTCTTATTCATCATCAGTCCTCCAGCTGAGCAACAGTAAATATTGATAGAATAATCAATAAGCATCTTTTTTGAGCCATGCCCTCATCGCTTTCCAAGTCTTTCCCAAGGAGGTCTGGACAAAAGAGGGCTATTTATGAACTTTGGGACCAAATCCCACATTCCCATTGCGCTCCCCACATACAGCTTTTATTTCTCAGCAAAATATTGCATAACTTCCGCTGCTGATTTGACTTTTTTAGTTATCTTGCTGGTTTCCAAAGTTGAACTTGATTCAAATCTAATTTTAGATGACAATCTTGTTTGGTTTGACACATGTGAAAGATTATTTACATGGACAGCTCaataaattagaatattgtgcaaAAGTTATTTGATTTCATACTcttatataaatacagtacaggccaaaaggttGGACACACCTCAcgcgttttgtttattttcatgactatttacatagtagattgtcattgaaggcatcaaaactatgaatacacatgtggagttatgtacttaacaaaaaaaggtgaaataactgaaaacatgatttatattctagtttcttcaaaatagccacctttttcgCCACTTACTTTTtcccacactcttggcattctcgagcttcaagaggtggtaatctgaaatggttttcacctcacaggtgtgcttcaagctcatcgagagaatgccaagagtgtacatagctgtaatcagagcaaaggcttttttgaagaaactccaatacaaaacatgttttcagttatttcatctgttttggttaagtacataactccacatagatagatagtactttattgattccttcaggaaaattaaaaattccagtagcagtgtacagagttgagatcaattaaacagtaaaaagtaaataatggggttataaTAGAAGCAAAATGGAAAATATAACAAtgggattaaaaataaaaagcaacaatgagtataaaaatataacaagacaaactaggcagtagtgaccatgttatgaaaacgtattgcactgttattgtttcatgttacatgtgttcattcatagttttgatgccttcagtgataatctacaatgtaaatagtcattgaaataaaaaatgtccacatttttggcctgtactgtatatatacttattataaaatgtaaaattgtttacattttattaaCAATTCTTCATTCTCATGAAATACTGAATTTAGGGGGTTGTTAACGATAAGCTTTAAACATTcagaatttttaaaatttttgtcccTCTGTAGTGAAATAGAAGAGTTTTGCTTTTGAATTGGAAGTAGTGAaagaattgtatttttttctatatgaaGGTATAAAATAGTTATAGTCTGTTATCGTTAGTTTGAGGGTGAGATTATTTTTGCTGTGACTCGTTTATCACTCATGTACAGCAAGTAGTGTTCCAATTGGTTTACAtagctatttttttttgttatcttgTGACTGGCTCCATAATCTAAAGTCAGTTTCACAGTATATTTAAATAAATGAGCCACACCTTCTTTTTTTGACATTAATCACTTTCAATGTGTGGTTTGGGACGCAGAAGGAAAGTTACATCAGTCGaacactcttttttttcttttctgcaaTGGTTTTTATGTTTTACTGTGCAAAAATGGTTTTTGaataaaatgttttcaataaTAAAGCTTTATGtcttaatgtttgaaaaaaaaaatgaaaatacaactgCCATTTTTTTGGGGGGCGTCTACAGTCTTTATTGGTCAAAAAAACATAAAGCTGTGGGTTATGACCATTACAGAGGGAGACAGTTTCCtttacaaagtattttttttgtgtgtttccaTGTAAAAGTTTTTTGggagctatgtgtgtgtgtgtgtatatatatatatatatatatatatatatatatatatatatatatatatatatatatatatatatatatatatatatatatatatatatatataatatatatatatatatatacatatatatatatatatatatatatatatacatatatatatatacatatatatatatatatatatatatatacatatatatatatatatacacatatatatatatatatacatatatacatatatatatatatacatatatatatatatacatatatatacatatatatatatatatatatacatatatatatatatatacatatacatatatatacatatatatatatatacatatatatacatatatatatatatacatatatatatatatacatatatatacatatacatatatatacatatacatatatatacttatacatatatatacatatatatatatatatatgtatatatatatatatatatatatatatatatgtatatatatgtgtgtgtatatatatatgtgtatatatatatatatatatatatatatacatatatatatatatatatatatatacacatatatatatatgtatatatatatatatatatatatatatatatatatatgtatatatatatacacatatatatatgtatatatatatatatatatatatatatatatatatatatatgtatatatatatatacacatatatatatatgtgtatatatatatatatgtatatatatgtgtatatatatgtatatacacatatgtatgtgtgtatatgtttttatgcatatatacatatgtatatgtatatatgcacatgtatatatatatatatgcatatatatacatatgtatatatgcatatgcatatatgtatatatatatatacatatgtatatatatacagatatgtatatatatacacatatctatatataaatatccatacacatatatatatgtgtatagatatatatatgtgtgtgtatatatatatatatatctatacacatacatatatatctatacacgcatatatatatatatatacacgcatatatatatacacatatatatatatttatacacatatatatacatgtgtatatatatatatgtatatacatatgtatatccatacatatgtatgtatatatatatatacatatatatgtgtatagatatatatatatatgtgtatatatatatatatgtatatatatatatatatatatatgtgtatatatatacacataagtatatccatacaaatgtatatatatgtgtatagatatatatttgtgtgtatatatatacatatgtatatccatacatatgtatatatatataaaaatgcataaaaacatatatacacacatatatatatgatacatatagtgtgtatatatatatacatacatgtgtatatatatatatacacacatacatacttttgtatgtatatatatacatacatacatgtgtgtatatatatgtgtatatatatatctgtatattgtatatatatatattatatatctgtatattatatatatatatataatatatctatctatctgataGATGTATATTGATATAGATGTATACATCTATCagatggatatatagatatagactattatatatacatatgcatatatatatatatatatatacatatatgttacacatgtatatatacttatatatacataaatatatacacacatatacacacacacatatatatacatacatatatatatacacacacacacatacatacatacatatatacaaacacctgtgtgtgtgtgtatatatatatgtatgtatatatatatgtgtgtgtgtatatgtgtgtatatacttatgtatatataagtatatatatatatatatatatatatatatatatatatatatatatacataatatatatatatatatatacataatatatatatatatatatatatatatatatatatatattatacatatacatcttTATAAAGTCATCATTTACAAGCAAACGTgaacaagaacaaccaaaaacaagtacaaaacagtACAATACAGCGACAGTGGGTTGTAAACACAATAAAGCCAAAATACAACTGCCATCACGTAAAATACGTGATCGTCGAACCACGAAGTAGCAGTCTTAATAGTAGGAGCGCTTACTCCGTAGTTTTAACCACTAAAAAAATTGTTACGAGTGAGGCATCTTCCCAAAGAGACGATCCTTCATGACGCATGTTTTTTGCGCGAAACTCAGTCGGGCTAGAACGCGGAAGCAAGACAGGAAGAATTGGAGATGAGTAAAAAGGATAACGGTAAGtcgtttgtaattttttttttactatttgttGCAAGTTTAGGCGGCCGCGATGTAAGTTTTAAACAGAACGCCGCAGGCCAAGACTCCGTGGGGAGTGTTGTGTGCCAGCTGCCAACCTAAGCTAATGTTTGTGTTTATGGTCGGAGCATGAAgtcacctgttgttgttgttgaacccGCAGGTGTTGGCGTCATCCTGGCCTACTTGAACGCCAAGAACCGCCCTTACAGCGCCCAGGATGTCTTCTGTAACCTACAAAAGCAGCACGGATTGGGCAAAACCGTGAGATTAATACTTTTTTCTTCAATAAAACATGGTAACATACAACAATTGTGACTGACAGGAGTGAAAAGTAACCACATGACATTTTAGTTACTGTGATTAAGTCTTTGTTTGTATTGCCCAAAATGTGGCCCTCGGGCCATTTTTGGCACAAAGCTCATTTTATTTTGGCCTTTGGATATTGTTAAGATAAAATGAATTGTTAGTTACATATGGGCTTTTAGACCAGTAGTTGGTACATTGGTCTCTCatgcgcatacttgccaaccctcccgattttcccgggagacccccaaatttcagtgcccctctcaaaaatctcccggggcaacctttCTCCTGAATCTCTCCCGactttccacccggacaacaatattgggggcgactgcctttagcgtcctctctcacctgaaaaggagactattatatatgtctccgttatccataggttcatCTTTaatccataaagtaggcaggtacGGAGTTAtctctcagcgtgtgtttattccagccggcatgttaatacactgacagACAACagccggattcccatcatgctttgcttcaaaactacggcaagtggTAATGTCCGataacataacagagacgaagcagaagaatgaatAAGAGAAAtggtgacgacgagtaagaagaagtacgcttgcaagttccaaaatgattggaaaaaataatttcagttcatccaggacagctcgaaggggaaggagtatgctgcctgcaaattttgtagatcagacttctccgtTGACAACGGTGGCCGAACGGTTATACCGGTACTCATTAATGAacggatttatatatatatatacatatataatatatgtgtgtgtgtgtgtgtatgggtgggaaaaatcacaagactacttcatctctacagaactgtttcatgaggggttccctgaacccctcatgaaacagttctgtagagatgaagtagtcctgtgatttttcccacacatacatatattgcgccccaccacggtatcgagcactattctctgaataatctaattaagacacacatatatatatatatataagaaatacttgaaaatatatacaccccctgctacccccctcccccacctcccgaattcggaggcctcaaggttggcaagtatgctcctgCGGACGACTCAGGTTGGAGCCCTGGTCGTTACAGAAAAAGCAGGGACTAAACCAGGCggtttaaaaacacattttttgagtATTACACTAATTTCTTAcagtccaaagtgcagcccaaaggccatttgcggcccgtcgCACGTCCTCGAAATACTAATACAAAAATGATCAAAAGTTGAATGACATAACAAATAGGTGTAAAAAAACGGGGAACATTGCAAAGTTGACACTAAAAACATTGATTAACAAAATCGcttaacttaccgtatttttcggaccatagggcgcaccgatcAGCcgatctattcaggtctattttcatacaaaaagcgcaTTAAagcggtcatattatgatttttttctaaatttaaaacaccattttgtggtctacttaacatgtaatggtggttctttgttgaaggtgttgcatggattatgttttacagatcacctTCAAGTAGTTTTGTGGGCGATCTCACCTATGTGAGTGagtgtgagtgaattatatttatattttctttagtgactcaaagcgctttacatagtgaaacccaatatctaagttacatttttaaaccagtgtgggtggcactgggagcaggtgggtaaagtgccttgcccaaggacacaacggcagtgactaggatggcggaagcaggaatcgaacctgcaaccctcaagttgctggcacggccactctaccaaccgagctatgccgccccatatgtGGCTCACattcgacagtgtcttctccccgtcatctttgttgcagcggtgtagcgtgcaaggacaggagtggaagtgtcaaaagatggaactatctgtttttaatgacattcagactttacttaaatcattaaCAGAGTAGCTtgtcctcatccgtggctcactagtgcagcaACAACGCCAGAAATGTCCTGCGAAAAACCGTCCGAATGAAACCCTCTAATAAataaagttctgtgggtgaattatgtaaactcacgacAGTTTTTAGCACTTTGATAGCCAGTCTACTGGCAGATAtaggtaagaactttacgcttctttatattagaaatggcaacagcggaagatgaatgccacataagaaggtgGAGAAAAAGAAGTGTATTACTACGgagtcgccacggactacaatggaggatatgcacacattttcaggacttatgcagatcccaactaGACATCATCAGGTACCAGAAAGtacgaaaagttggttttgcaaccatatcaactagtatatcatgcaaaaacgCAGGTTCcagccattgaaatactttgtatagttcaaaactTGCGGTTATGAGAAaaaatcataatggcagctacagttttcatcttaaaaatataaaaaaaattacatggaAATGTTAGGCGGgtcggattgaaaagcttaacgggccacatgtggcccccgggtgtTATTTTTCCCAGGTCTGctctagagtgtgaatgttgtctatttgtgtcgTGGCAgggcccgaaagggacaagttgtcgaaaatggatggacggatggatgtttttactgtaaatttactAATATTTACACATTGTACTTTTGCTTGAGGCAGTCATGCAGTATTTCCACCTGTGCTGACTGAAAATGTGTCCTACCAGGCAGTGGTCAAAGCCGTGGAGCTGCTGGCACTGGAAGGCAAGATAAAGGAGAAGACTTACGGCAAGCAGAAGATTTACTTTGCTGATCAGGTTGGCTGACTTGGATGGACGAACAAACGGATGCTCTTGTTTTAGTAGAAGCTAGGTAATGCATTCTCTACTTCTTCCCAGGCTCAGTTTAAAGACGTGAGCGATGCAGACCTGAAGGCCATGGACGGTCGCATCTCCCAGCTCAACGAGGAACTGCAGACCCTCAGCAAGAGCTGCAGACAGCTGGATGCAGGTACACTGTGGACACACTGAAGTCACCTGTGGGCTTAAACTGTGCAAACATGAACATGTAGCAAACAATTTGAAGGGGTCAtcgtttttttttctacaaaccccgtttccatatgagttgggaaattgtgttagatgtaaatataaacggaatgcaatgatttattcaggtgtactggagaggaggctacgtcggatagtcgaacctcggattcaggaggaacagtgtggttttcgtcctggtcgtggaactgtggaccagctctatactctcggcagggttcttgagggtgcatgggagtttgcccaaccagtctacatgtgatttgtggacttggagaaggcattcgaccgtgtccctcgggaagtcctgtggggagtgctcagagagtatggggtatcggactgtcttattgtggcggtccgttccctgtatgatcagtgccagagcttggttcgcattgccggcagtaagtcgaacacatttccagtgagggttggactccgccaaggctgtcctttgtcaccgattctgttcataacttttatggacagaatttctaggcgcagtcaaggcgttgaggggttccggtttggtaaccgcaggattaggtctctgctttttgcagatgatgtggtcctgatggcttcatctgaccgggatcttcagctctcgctggatcggttcgcagccgagtgtgaagcgaccggaatgagaatcagcacctccaaatccgagtccatggttctcgcccggaaaagggtggagtgccatctccgggttggggaggagaccctgccccaagtggaggagttcaagtacctaggagtcttgttcacgagtgagggaagagtggatcgtgagatcgacaggcggatcggtgcggcgtcttcagtaatgcggacgttgtaccgatccgttgtggtgaagaaggagctgagccggaaggcaaagctctcaatttaccggtcgatctacgttcccatcctcacctatggtcatgagctttgggtcatgaccgaaaggataagatcacgggtacaagcggccgaaatgagtttcctccgccgtgtggcggggctctcccttagagatagggtgagaagctctgccatccgggaggaactcaaagtaaagccgctgctccttcacatcgagaggagccagatgaggtggttcgggcatctggtcaggatgccacccgaacgcctccctagggaggtgtttagggcacgtccaaccggtag from Nerophis ophidion isolate RoL-2023_Sa linkage group LG07, RoL_Noph_v1.0, whole genome shotgun sequence includes these protein-coding regions:
- the psmc3ip gene encoding homologous-pairing protein 2 homolog, giving the protein MSKKDNGVGVILAYLNAKNRPYSAQDVFCNLQKQHGLGKTAVVKAVELLALEGKIKEKTYGKQKIYFADQAQFKDVSDADLKAMDGRISQLNEELQTLSKSCRQLDADLKELNSSLTTQQMISEIGRLKEECSTSRERLEKIKSASNHVTPVEKEKVLKEQNVYVKEWRKRKRLASDMMDTILEGYPKSKKEFLEEVGVETDEDYKAVVPTV